The following proteins come from a genomic window of Triticum aestivum cultivar Chinese Spring chromosome 6A, IWGSC CS RefSeq v2.1, whole genome shotgun sequence:
- the LOC123128298 gene encoding probable potassium transporter 16, translating into MAMASARSSLEIVPHSGDLEVPPADVPRQDSLYRDATRPAHGGHHGQDNWVRTLRLGFQCVGILYADLGTSPLYVFSNTFKYGVGHKDDVLGVLSLIIYSFLLFAMVKIIFIALYANDDGDGGTFALYSLISRYARVALIPNQQAEDDLVSSHRHLSATRRRAQWMKNLLETSKPAKLTLFFLTIFATALAISDCMLTPPISVLSAVNGLRLRAPHLTTDQIVWITVGILILFFTVQHLGTDKIGYTFAPLVVVWLLLIAGIGLYNLIKYDIGTLKAFNPKYIFDYFRRNKKKGWVSLGEILLCFTGTEALFADLGYFSIKSIQLSFSFGLLPSVLLTYIGQAAYLRTHMDDMIISNAFFESIPSTLFWPTFVLALLASVIGSQAMVSCAFATMSHLQTLSCFPRVKILRTSRRYSGQLYIPEVNFFLCVASCVVTISFRTTGFIAKAHEICVALVMVITTLLMTIVMLLVWKVNIWWIAAFFVVFMSTETVYLSAVLYKFTQGPYFPLAMSAVLMVIMIVWHYVHVKRYKYELQHTVSPDEVKHLLERHDLKRVPGLGLFYTELVQGIPPIFPHLIEKIPTVHSVIVFISVKHLPIPHVDVQERFLFRQVEPKESMVFRCVARYGYRDTLEMAGDFVATLVEYLQYYVRDLSLYCTAEPLRTSYPSIRIDSFRWEKKPSGRSGRSGHGHGIHAEEMLTPIQSFSELTMHQVGMSNRLPQFQTAKMNLEEMLRIEEDQKVIQREVDNGVVYILGETEVVAKPHSNLLKKIAVNYIFDFLRKNSRKGEKMLSIPRGQLLKVGITYEI; encoded by the exons ATGGCGATGGCCAGCGCGAGGAGCAGCCTGGAGATCGTGCCCCACAGCGGCGACCTCGAGGTGCCGCCGGCGGACGTGCCGCGGCAGGACTCGCTCTACCGCGACGCCACCAGGCCCGCGCACGGCGGCCACCATGGCCAG GACAACTGGGTGAGGACGCTGCGGCTGGGCTTCCAGTGCGTGGGGATCCTCTACGCCGACCTCGGCACATCGCCGCTCTACGTCTTCTCCAACACCTTCAAATACGGCGTCGGGCACAAGGACGACGTGCTGGGCGTCCTCTCCCTCATCATCTACAGCTTCCTGCTCTTCGCCATGGTCAAGATCATCTTCATCGCGCTCTACGCCAACGACGACGGCGATG GTGGAACGTTCGCGCTCTACTCGCTGATCTCGAGGTACGCGAGGGTGGCGCTGATCCCGAACCAGCAGGCGGAGGACGACCTCGTCTCCAGCCACCGGCATCtgtcggcgacgaggaggagggcgcAGTGGATGAAGAACCTGCTGGAGACGAGCAAGCCGGCCAAGCTCACGCTCTTCTTCCTCACCATCTTCGCCACGGCGCTCGCCATCAGCGACTGCATGCTAACCCCTCCCATCTCCG TACTATCGGCAGTCAACGGCCTGAGACTGAGAGCGCCTCACCTGACAACAG ATCAGATAGTGTGGATCACAGTGGGTATTCTGATATTGTTCTTCACGGTGCAACACCTCGGGACCGACAAGATCGGTTACACGTTTGCGCCGCTCGTTGTCGTGTGGCTTCTCCTCATCGCCGGTATCGGGCTTTATAACCTGATCAAGTACGATATCGGCACCCTGAAGGCGTTCAACCCCAAGTACATCTTCGACTATTTCCGAAGGAACAAGAAGAAGGGATGGGTTTCGCTCGGTGAAATCCTCCTTTGCTTTACAG GCACGGAAGCCCTCTTTGCTGATCTAGGATACTTCAGCATAAAGTCAATTCAG CTGAGCTTTAGCTTTGGCTTACTCCCCTCCGTGTTGCTCACTTATATTGGGCAAGCAGCTTACCTCAGGACGCACATGGACGACATGATAATATCCAACGCTTTCTTCGAATCCATTCCAA GCACTTTGTTCTGGCCGACGTTCGTTCTCGCGCTTCTAGCTTCAGTCATCGGAAGCCAAGCCATGGTCTCGTGCGCCTTCGCAACCATGTCACATCTGCAAACACTTAGCTGCTTCCCGAGGGTGAAGATACTGCGCACGTCAAGGCGTTACTCGGGCCAACTCTACATCCCTGAAGTCAACTTCTTCCTTTGCGTGGCTTCTTGTGTCGTCACCATAAGCTTCAGGACAACCGGTTTCATCGCCAAGGCACATG AGATCTGCGTGGCTCTTGTGATGGTGATCACGACGCTGTTGATGACGATCGTGATGCTCCTGGTGTGGAAGGTGAATATCTGGTGGATCGCCGCTTTCTTCGTCGTCTTCATGTCCACGGAGACCGTCTACCTGTCGGCGGTGCTGTACAAGTTCACACAGGGCCCCTACTTCCCGCTGGCCATGTCGGCGGTGCTCATGGTGATCATGATCGTGTGGCACTACGTGCACGTGAAGCGGTACAAGTACGAGCTCCAGCACACGGTGTCGCCCGACGAGGTGAAGCACCTCCTCGAGCGCCACGACCTCAAGCGGGTCCCGGGGCTTGGCCTTTTCTACACGGAGCTAGTGCAGGGCATCCCGCCCATCTTCCCCCACCTCATCGAGAAGATCCCCACCGTCCACTCCGTCATCGTCTTCATCTCCGTCAAGCACCTGCCCATCCCGCACGTTGACGTTCAGGAGCGCTTCCTCTTCCGGCAGGTGGAGCCCAAGGAGAGCATGGTGTTCCGGTGCGTCGCTCGGTACGGCTACCGGGACACCCTCGAGATGGCCGGCGACTTCGTGGCCACCCTCGTCGAGTACCTCCAGTACTATGTCCGGGACCTCAGCCTCTACTGCACGGCCGAGCCGCTCAGAACAAGCTACCCTAGCATTCGGATCGATAGCTTCAGATGGGAGAAGAAGCCCTCGGGGCGCTCAGGGCGCTCGGGGCATGGCCATGGCATCCATGCCGAGGAGATGCTTACACCAATCCAGTCCTTCTCTGAGCTCACGATGCATCAAGTTGGTATGAGCAACCGGCTGCCGCAATTTCAG ACGGCCAAGATGAACCTAGAGGAGATGTTGAGAATTGAGGAGGACCAAAAGGTGATCCAACGGGAGGTGGATAATGGTGTGGTGTACATACTTGGGGAGACCGAAGTGGTGGCCAAGCCCCACTCCAACCTCCTTAAGAAGATTGCCGTAAACTACATCTTCGACTTCCTACGGAAGAACTCTCGAAAAGGGGAGAAGATGTTGTCCATTCCACGCGGGCAACTTCTCAAGGTTGGTATCACATATGAAATATAA